From a region of the Deinococcus terrestris genome:
- a CDS encoding dipeptidase, whose product MSGVPFLIDGHLDLAFGAALGRDLTLELDALRAADPVEGETATVTFGELRAAGTRVCFGTLFALPRTAGSPRGYTDHAGARRQALAQLDGYRRWEEAGHLRLLRTGAEVAAHLADPAAPLGVVLLMEGADPVRDADDLGFWAQAGVRVIGPAWGRTRYAGGTDAPGGLTDAGRELVAAMRDLGMTLDASHLDDAAFWEALEFGGRVVATHANSRALVPGNRHLTDEMARAIADRDGVIGLVLLSTFLRAGWGLGQPRAGLEAVADHARHYAGLVGWDHIALGTDLDGGFGREKTPAGIDRYRDVPRVLEVLPPEHRAAVAGGNWARWLTRYL is encoded by the coding sequence GTGAGCGGGGTTCCCTTCCTGATCGACGGGCACCTCGACCTCGCCTTTGGCGCCGCGCTGGGACGTGACCTCACGCTGGAGCTGGATGCACTGCGGGCGGCCGACCCGGTCGAGGGCGAGACGGCGACCGTGACCTTCGGCGAGCTGCGGGCGGCGGGCACGCGGGTGTGCTTCGGGACGCTGTTCGCCCTGCCGCGCACGGCGGGGAGTCCGCGTGGCTACACCGACCACGCGGGGGCACGGCGGCAGGCCCTCGCGCAACTGGACGGGTACCGCCGCTGGGAGGAGGCGGGACACCTGCGGCTCCTGCGGACGGGCGCGGAGGTGGCGGCCCACCTCGCGGACCCGGCCGCTCCCCTGGGCGTCGTGCTGCTGATGGAGGGGGCGGACCCGGTGCGGGACGCGGACGACCTGGGCTTCTGGGCACAGGCGGGCGTGCGGGTGATCGGCCCGGCGTGGGGGCGCACCCGGTATGCCGGGGGCACGGACGCGCCGGGGGGCCTGACCGACGCGGGGCGCGAGTTGGTGGCGGCGATGCGCGACCTCGGGATGACGCTGGACGCCTCGCACCTTGACGACGCGGCCTTCTGGGAGGCGCTGGAGTTCGGTGGGCGGGTGGTGGCGACCCATGCGAACAGCCGCGCCCTGGTGCCGGGCAACCGCCACCTTACCGACGAGATGGCGCGGGCGATCGCAGACCGGGACGGGGTGATCGGGCTGGTGCTGCTCTCGACCTTCCTGCGGGCGGGGTGGGGGCTGGGGCAGCCTCGCGCCGGGCTGGAGGCGGTGGCCGACCACGCCCGCCACTACGCGGGGCTGGTGGGCTGGGACCACATCGCGCTGGGCACCGACCTTGACGGCGGGTTCGGGAGGGAGAAGACCCCGGCGGGCATTGACCGGTACCGGGACGTGCCCCGCGTGCTGGAGGTCCTGCCCCCGGAGCACCGGGCGGCGGTCGCGGGCGGAAACTGGGCGCGGTGGCTCACGCGCTACCTTTGA
- a CDS encoding HAD family hydrolase, whose protein sequence is MTASPSGPSPLRAVLFDRDDTLARTDPGVYREAALWAAEHFGLDPRETGRRMAEQWAAQSEAWWHLRSDEDEAAFWDTYRQDLGGVLGLTDGEAQALMAAYPYERFMKPVEDARAVLETLRARGLKVGVLSNTLPSIGRTLEALGLSDLVDVAVATCTVGVHKPEPGAFEFALDALGLPAGAVLFVDDRLENVEAARALGLQAVLIDLNGQVPGALHRLSDVLALVGDSVEG, encoded by the coding sequence ATGACCGCCTCTCCTTCCGGCCCCTCCCCGCTGCGGGCCGTTCTGTTTGACCGTGACGACACGCTGGCCCGCACCGACCCTGGCGTCTACCGCGAGGCGGCTCTGTGGGCGGCCGAGCACTTTGGTCTGGACCCCCGCGAGACGGGGCGGCGGATGGCCGAGCAGTGGGCCGCGCAGTCGGAGGCTTGGTGGCACCTGCGCTCGGACGAGGACGAGGCCGCCTTCTGGGACACCTACCGACAGGACCTCGGTGGGGTGCTGGGCCTGACCGACGGGGAGGCGCAGGCGCTGATGGCCGCCTACCCCTACGAGCGCTTCATGAAGCCGGTGGAGGACGCCCGAGCCGTGCTGGAGACGCTGCGGGCGCGGGGGCTGAAGGTCGGGGTGCTGAGCAACACGCTGCCCAGCATCGGGCGCACGCTGGAGGCGCTGGGGCTCTCGGACCTGGTGGACGTGGCCGTCGCCACCTGCACGGTGGGGGTGCACAAGCCGGAACCGGGAGCGTTTGAGTTCGCGCTGGACGCGCTGGGCTTGCCTGCGGGGGCCGTGCTGTTCGTGGACGACCGCCTGGAGAACGTGGAGGCGGCGCGGGCGCTGGGGCTCCAGGCGGTCCTGATCGACCTTAACGGGCAGGTGCCCGGAGCGCTGCACCGCCTCTCGGACGTGCTGGCGCTGGTGGGGGACTCGGTGGAGGGGTGA
- a CDS encoding diacylglycerol/lipid kinase family protein: protein MTGQTPPPAPTPDSGPDPVTGLTRLADQRVLVVFNPRSGQGESTLPEFLTGLRAGGAVVTERELQPDTKMAEYVEDLADFDLLVGAGGDGTVSSLAYAARYKDVPMLAYPAGTANLIAQNLDLPRDPVQLAAIVADGHTVRVDLGEIQVGDETSGFAMLAGAGADATMIRDSEDLKERFGAMAYVMSAMKQLNPKKTTFHLVIDGEPRTFEGIGVMVANFGMANYRLPITSDISPSDGKFTVVLMKAGNILRLVPNLIDSVLVKMNLSDPVFSGNLETLEAKSVTVDADEPFPLQYDGELHVETTPFTARILPGAIQFLTPIRKTELDT, encoded by the coding sequence ATGACCGGTCAAACGCCCCCCCCAGCCCCCACCCCCGACTCCGGCCCCGACCCCGTGACCGGCCTGACCCGTCTGGCCGACCAGCGCGTCCTCGTGGTCTTCAATCCCCGCAGCGGCCAGGGCGAGAGCACCCTGCCCGAGTTCCTGACCGGGCTGCGGGCCGGGGGCGCGGTGGTCACCGAGCGCGAGCTGCAGCCCGACACCAAGATGGCCGAGTACGTCGAGGACCTCGCGGACTTCGACCTGCTGGTCGGGGCGGGGGGCGACGGCACGGTGAGCAGCCTCGCCTACGCCGCCCGCTACAAGGACGTGCCCATGCTGGCCTACCCGGCCGGGACCGCCAACCTGATCGCCCAGAACCTCGACCTGCCGCGCGATCCCGTGCAGCTCGCCGCCATCGTCGCCGACGGGCACACCGTGCGGGTGGACCTCGGGGAGATTCAGGTGGGCGACGAGACCAGCGGCTTTGCCATGCTCGCCGGGGCGGGGGCCGACGCTACCATGATCCGCGACTCCGAGGATCTCAAGGAGCGGTTCGGGGCGATGGCCTACGTCATGAGCGCCATGAAACAGCTCAACCCCAAAAAGACCACCTTTCACCTCGTCATTGACGGCGAGCCACGCACCTTCGAGGGCATCGGCGTGATGGTCGCCAACTTCGGCATGGCGAACTACCGCCTGCCCATCACCAGCGACATCAGCCCCTCGGACGGCAAGTTCACGGTCGTGCTGATGAAGGCCGGAAATATCCTGCGCCTGGTGCCCAATCTGATCGACTCGGTCCTCGTGAAGATGAACCTCTCCGACCCGGTCTTCTCCGGCAACCTCGAAACCCTGGAGGCCAAGTCGGTGACCGTGGACGCCGACGAGCCGTTCCCGCTGCAATACGACGGTGAGTTGCACGTGGAGACGACGCCCTTCACGGCACGGATTCTGCCGGGCGCGATTCAGTTTCTGACGCCGATTCGAAAGACGGAACTGGACACCTGA
- a CDS encoding metallophosphoesterase family protein: MRLAFLSDLHGNIHALTAAERFLADSAVHGVVVVGDLVGYGASPGPVIDRVRREGWTAGLGSSDLRVALDLGGRSERHGVAEQVLTWTRGVLSPEQLDFLRRLPPGGRMMTPVGRVRYFHGSPHDPEERLDLMAPERDLEDLAETLGARVVVVGGTHVPFVRVVGDTTFVDPGSVGLSLNSEPGADVAIVDCVGRKPRVTLHKVPYDYASSAFDVLAWKLPPVIADVIRTGRMG, encoded by the coding sequence TTGCGACTGGCTTTTCTCAGTGACCTGCACGGCAATATCCACGCGCTGACCGCCGCTGAGCGTTTTCTGGCAGACTCGGCGGTCCACGGGGTCGTGGTGGTGGGCGACCTGGTGGGCTACGGGGCGAGTCCGGGGCCGGTGATCGACCGCGTGCGGCGGGAGGGCTGGACGGCCGGGCTGGGGTCCAGCGACCTGCGGGTGGCGCTGGACCTCGGCGGGCGCTCGGAGCGGCACGGGGTGGCCGAGCAGGTGCTGACCTGGACGCGGGGGGTGCTCTCGCCCGAGCAGCTGGACTTTCTGCGCCGCCTACCGCCGGGGGGCCGGATGATGACCCCGGTGGGCCGGGTGCGCTACTTCCACGGCAGCCCGCACGACCCCGAGGAGCGGCTGGACCTGATGGCTCCCGAGCGCGACCTCGAGGACCTCGCGGAGACGCTGGGGGCGCGGGTGGTCGTGGTGGGCGGCACGCACGTCCCCTTCGTGCGGGTCGTGGGCGACACGACCTTCGTGGATCCCGGCTCGGTGGGTCTGAGCCTGAACTCGGAACCGGGAGCCGACGTCGCCATCGTGGACTGCGTGGGCCGCAAGCCGCGCGTGACACTGCACAAGGTGCCCTACGACTACGCCTCCTCCGCCTTCGACGTGCTGGCCTGGAAGCTGCCGCCGGTCATCGCGGACGTGATTCGCACCGGCCGGATGGGATAA
- a CDS encoding IPT/TIG domain-containing protein produces MVRVFFASLLFAGALASCAPREQAVVGVTVTPVLVKLSEPAARGGTLTIQGRYLGGPQTGRVRLGASETGEGGYLFPAASVRSWTDSEIVLTIPSDAPTGGSWLFVEVAGKRSTGLPYSVRP; encoded by the coding sequence ATGGTGCGTGTCTTCTTTGCTTCTTTACTGTTCGCCGGAGCCCTGGCCTCGTGCGCCCCACGCGAGCAGGCTGTGGTCGGCGTCACCGTGACCCCGGTCCTCGTCAAGCTCTCGGAACCCGCCGCGCGGGGCGGCACCTTGACCATCCAGGGCCGCTACCTCGGTGGGCCGCAAACCGGTCGCGTGCGCCTCGGCGCCTCTGAGACCGGCGAGGGGGGCTACCTCTTCCCTGCCGCCAGCGTCCGCTCGTGGACCGACAGCGAGATCGTGCTCACCATCCCCAGCGACGCGCCGACGGGCGGCTCGTGGCTCTTTGTGGAGGTGGCCGGGAAGCGCTCGACCGGACTGCCCTACAGCGTGCGTCCGTAA
- the lnt gene encoding apolipoprotein N-acyltransferase — MLTRLPPPLTAALLGALLAAFGLPLEWSFLAYVPLAVLLMYAAQAPTSRALAGRVFWAGAAYSAVHLWWLTAFLGKLFQFAPAGVLALALFALEGAFLAAMAWLAARLVRSPEARVWALAGGWVVLEWLRFLGPLAFPWPTLGYTLLPTPAIQIADLGGVLLGSVVVAATAAALVSFWWGRRAPLVLMSGVWIAALAYGVTRVPGQGPAQPMLVLRTDVDLFDRSVPGDALYQASARLTAQTRRPGEVVAWSESAVRDPSLLPTVPANGLYGVSSYGVPRRNTVVAWNGSEVTAQTDKARPVPFGEYFPLYDTWPGLYRVIEAGTGFVLGPNLPPAERVTPLPLNGVFYGAYVCYDSVFPWVSRQLARQGAEVLVNVSNDGWYDGWGVQQHFMMGRVRAIETRRWVVRSVNRGIAGSVDDLGRPRQTLSRGEGVVHVQPRRLEGQTLYTRLGDLPALLLAALMVGYGLWLERSYRNPSTTSSRSSSGSST, encoded by the coding sequence GTGCTCACCCGGCTCCCGCCCCCGCTGACCGCCGCCCTGCTCGGGGCGCTTCTCGCCGCTTTCGGTCTGCCGCTGGAGTGGAGCTTTCTCGCCTACGTTCCCCTCGCCGTCCTGCTGATGTACGCGGCCCAGGCCCCCACCTCGCGGGCGCTGGCCGGGCGGGTCTTCTGGGCGGGGGCGGCCTACAGCGCGGTGCACCTGTGGTGGCTCACGGCCTTTCTGGGCAAGCTCTTTCAGTTTGCCCCGGCGGGGGTGCTCGCCCTGGCACTCTTCGCGCTGGAGGGGGCCTTCCTCGCGGCGATGGCTTGGCTCGCCGCCCGGCTGGTGCGCTCGCCTGAGGCGCGGGTGTGGGCGCTCGCGGGCGGCTGGGTCGTGCTGGAATGGCTGCGCTTCCTGGGACCGCTCGCCTTTCCGTGGCCCACGCTGGGGTATACGCTGCTGCCCACGCCTGCCATCCAGATCGCGGACCTCGGCGGGGTGCTGCTGGGCAGCGTGGTCGTGGCCGCGACCGCCGCCGCGCTGGTCAGTTTCTGGTGGGGGAGACGGGCGCCCCTGGTGCTGATGTCGGGGGTCTGGATCGCCGCCCTCGCCTACGGGGTCACCCGCGTGCCGGGGCAGGGACCGGCGCAGCCCATGCTGGTGCTGCGGACCGACGTCGATCTGTTCGACCGCTCGGTGCCCGGAGACGCGCTGTATCAGGCCTCCGCCCGCCTCACCGCTCAGACCCGCCGCCCCGGTGAGGTCGTCGCCTGGAGCGAGAGCGCCGTGCGCGACCCCAGCCTGCTGCCCACCGTGCCCGCGAACGGTCTGTACGGGGTGAGTTCCTACGGGGTGCCCCGGCGCAACACGGTGGTCGCCTGGAATGGTTCGGAGGTCACCGCCCAGACCGACAAGGCCCGCCCGGTCCCCTTCGGCGAGTATTTCCCGCTCTATGACACTTGGCCGGGCCTCTACCGGGTCATCGAGGCGGGCACCGGCTTCGTCCTCGGTCCCAACCTGCCCCCCGCCGAACGGGTCACGCCCCTGCCGCTGAACGGGGTGTTCTACGGCGCCTATGTCTGCTACGACTCAGTCTTTCCCTGGGTCAGCCGCCAGCTCGCCCGGCAGGGAGCCGAGGTGCTCGTCAATGTCAGCAACGACGGCTGGTACGACGGTTGGGGCGTGCAGCAGCACTTCATGATGGGCCGGGTCCGCGCCATCGAGACGCGGCGCTGGGTGGTTCGCAGTGTGAACCGGGGCATCGCGGGGTCGGTGGACGACCTCGGCCGCCCCCGGCAGACGCTCTCGCGGGGAGAAGGCGTGGTGCATGTCCAGCCCCGCCGTCTGGAAGGACAGACCCTCTACACCCGCCTCGGCGACCTGCCCGCCCTGTTGCTGGCCGCGCTGATGGTGGGGTACGGCCTCTGGCTGGAACGCTCTTACCGGAACCCCTCTACCACGTCGTCGAGATCGTCTTCCGGCAGCTCAACATAA
- a CDS encoding tyrosine-type recombinase/integrase, which translates to MSGDLLPYVGDRLSQARNFSGLTDEALRVRAVTAARDKAFEDLWALTLAYLTTDTSGGVRLSPHTLRAYRKGVEVLITHATEHGWNLLHPGRREPGLYVAGLVQSGLKPATVQARVAAASALYRALRWAGATDADPFADVKRPKDRTKGIVKNPPYRSDFVQALLAEADPHERVLLLLLTHAGLRIAEALGVDWAHVDLDRRRLLVAHGKGDKARRVPLSARLREALEAVRPAMPSGPVLPWRAYSTAYSRLQKLALKCGREHEFRGFHAGRKYAGTQLYAATRDFTRVAGFLGHEQVDTTRRYVELPEDDLDDVVEGFR; encoded by the coding sequence ATGTCCGGTGACCTGCTTCCCTACGTCGGCGACCGTCTCTCGCAGGCCCGTAACTTCAGTGGCCTGACCGACGAGGCGCTGCGGGTCCGGGCGGTGACGGCGGCGCGGGACAAAGCCTTTGAGGACCTGTGGGCGCTCACGCTCGCTTACCTCACGACCGACACCAGCGGCGGCGTCCGCCTCAGCCCGCACACGCTGCGGGCCTACCGCAAGGGCGTGGAGGTGCTGATCACGCACGCGACCGAGCACGGCTGGAATCTGCTGCACCCCGGTCGGCGCGAACCGGGGCTGTACGTGGCGGGGCTGGTGCAGTCGGGCCTCAAGCCCGCGACGGTGCAGGCGCGGGTGGCAGCGGCCTCCGCCCTGTACCGGGCGCTGCGCTGGGCTGGGGCGACGGACGCCGACCCCTTCGCGGACGTGAAGCGTCCCAAGGACCGCACCAAGGGCATCGTGAAGAATCCGCCCTACCGCTCCGATTTCGTGCAGGCGCTGCTGGCCGAGGCCGACCCGCACGAGCGTGTCTTGCTGCTGCTGCTCACCCATGCGGGCCTGCGGATCGCGGAGGCTCTGGGGGTGGACTGGGCACATGTGGACCTGGATCGCCGCCGCCTTCTCGTGGCCCACGGCAAGGGCGACAAGGCCCGGCGGGTTCCGCTGAGTGCCCGGTTGCGGGAGGCATTAGAGGCCGTGCGCCCGGCCATGCCGAGTGGCCCCGTCCTCCCCTGGCGGGCCTACTCCACCGCCTACAGCCGCCTCCAGAAGCTCGCCCTGAAATGTGGCCGGGAACACGAGTTCCGGGGCTTTCATGCTGGGCGGAAATACGCAGGAACGCAACTGTACGCGGCCACGCGGGATTTCACGCGGGTGGCGGGCTTTCTGGGGCACGAGCAGGTGGACACCACCCGGCGTTATGTTGAGCTGCCGGAAGACGATCTCGACGACGTGGTAGAGGGGTTCCGGTAA
- the aspS gene encoding aspartate--tRNA ligase, with the protein MKRTGYIGELNGTHLGQQVTLQGWAGRRRDLGGLIFIELRDRSGVVQVEVEPDSPAFADADTVRSEDVLEVQGLFRERPEGQRKGGLADYEVVASGVTVLSRAKTPPFELDKGGEVAEDIRLKYRYLDLRRPEMTRNLLLRSKAVAAVTAFLDRAGFVNVETPMLTKSTPEGARDFLVPSRLNPGEFYALPQSPQLFKQLLMIAGVDRYYQLARCFRDEDLRADRQPDFTQLDMEMSFVTQDDVLEVQEQLLAHVFREVLGEELPLPFPRLSYHEAMDRYGSDKPDLRFDHAFVDVTDLFAGGGFQAFASAGAVKVLAAPELTRKQIDELERAAKQNGAKGLAWLRREGEGFTGGISKFVTPEVAAALLERTGVAAGGTLLFAAGEWKAAVTALGAVRLALRDLFDLAAGGPKFHVSWVVDFPQLEWDDQTGRWTYMHHPFTAPHPEDVALFGTERQGEIRAQAYDLVLNGYEVGGGSIRIHDPAVQAQMFAAIGFSEEQAREQFGFFMDALGYGTPPHGGIAWGFDRLVMVMAGASSIREVIAFPKNNRGADLMAQAPAPVSPAQLAEVGVQVVAGEE; encoded by the coding sequence ATGAAACGTACGGGCTATATCGGCGAATTGAACGGAACACATCTGGGCCAGCAGGTCACCCTGCAAGGTTGGGCGGGCCGCCGCCGCGACCTCGGCGGGCTGATTTTCATCGAGCTGCGCGACCGCTCCGGGGTGGTGCAGGTGGAGGTCGAGCCGGACTCGCCCGCCTTCGCGGACGCGGACACCGTGCGCTCGGAGGACGTGCTGGAGGTGCAGGGCCTCTTCCGCGAGCGCCCCGAGGGGCAGCGCAAGGGCGGGCTGGCCGACTATGAGGTCGTGGCGTCTGGGGTGACGGTGCTCAGCCGCGCCAAGACGCCCCCCTTCGAACTCGACAAGGGCGGCGAGGTCGCCGAGGACATCCGGCTGAAGTACCGCTACCTCGACCTGCGGCGGCCCGAGATGACCCGCAACCTGCTGCTGCGCTCAAAGGCGGTGGCGGCGGTGACGGCCTTCCTCGACCGCGCGGGCTTCGTGAACGTGGAAACGCCGATGCTGACGAAGTCCACGCCGGAGGGCGCCCGCGACTTCCTGGTGCCCTCGCGCCTCAATCCCGGCGAGTTCTACGCGCTGCCGCAGTCGCCGCAACTGTTCAAGCAACTGCTGATGATCGCGGGGGTGGACCGCTACTACCAGCTCGCCCGCTGCTTCCGCGACGAGGACCTCCGCGCCGACCGCCAGCCCGACTTCACCCAGCTCGACATGGAGATGAGCTTCGTGACGCAGGACGACGTGCTGGAGGTGCAGGAACAGCTTCTGGCCCACGTCTTCCGCGAGGTGCTGGGCGAGGAGCTGCCTCTCCCCTTCCCCCGGCTCTCGTACCACGAGGCGATGGACCGTTACGGCTCGGACAAGCCGGACCTGCGCTTTGACCACGCGTTTGTGGACGTGACCGACCTGTTCGCGGGCGGGGGCTTCCAGGCCTTCGCGTCGGCGGGGGCGGTGAAGGTGCTTGCCGCCCCCGAGCTGACCCGCAAGCAGATTGACGAGCTGGAGCGGGCCGCCAAGCAAAATGGAGCGAAGGGGCTGGCCTGGCTGCGGCGCGAGGGCGAGGGCTTTACCGGGGGCATCTCCAAGTTCGTCACCCCGGAGGTCGCGGCCGCGCTGCTGGAGCGCACGGGCGTGGCGGCGGGGGGCACCCTGCTGTTCGCGGCGGGCGAGTGGAAGGCGGCGGTCACCGCGCTGGGGGCGGTGCGCCTCGCGCTGCGGGACCTTTTCGACCTCGCGGCGGGCGGGCCGAAGTTCCACGTCTCCTGGGTGGTGGACTTCCCGCAGCTCGAGTGGGACGACCAGACCGGGCGCTGGACCTATATGCACCACCCCTTCACGGCCCCGCACCCGGAGGACGTGGCCCTCTTCGGCACCGAGCGCCAGGGCGAGATTCGCGCCCAGGCCTATGACCTCGTGCTCAACGGCTACGAGGTGGGCGGCGGGTCCATCCGTATCCACGACCCGGCGGTGCAGGCGCAGATGTTCGCGGCCATCGGCTTTTCCGAGGAACAGGCCCGCGAGCAGTTCGGCTTCTTCATGGACGCGCTCGGCTACGGCACGCCCCCGCACGGCGGTATCGCCTGGGGTTTTGACCGCCTCGTGATGGTGATGGCCGGGGCTTCCAGCATCCGCGAGGTCATCGCCTTCCCCAAGAACAACCGGGGCGCGGACCTGATGGCGCAGGCCCCGGCCCCGGTCTCCCCTGCCCAGCTCGCGGAGGTGGGGGTGCAGGTGGTGGCTGGGGAGGAATGA
- the hisS gene encoding histidine--tRNA ligase, whose translation MAVQRPKGTQDHLPDGSPKLSRDSQASAFAHVQDTARRVLERSGAQFIATPLFEEAELVKRGVGGSTDIVRKEMFTVYYFGDHGGYVLRPEGTAGIVRAYLQNGLKQLPSPLKLWTHGPMFRAENVQKGRLRQFHQVDYEVLGSTDALVDAEAIWLMWEVVRELGLTGVRVKLGSIGDPADREAYNAYLRDLFGTHVDRLSDDSRDRLERNPMRILDSKSAGDQALIQELGVRPMLDFLGEEARAHFGVVQGYLTAWDIPFDLDPSIVRGLDYYRRTAWELHHEGVGAKSALGGGGRYDGLAAQLGGPEVPGIGWAFGIERLLLALEAEGVALPQMPGPLLYLAAMDEENVGLAARLALEGRSRGRVEFAYRAMKPGNAFREADRRRALSAAVIGSDEAARGVLNIKTLGTGEAREVPLSELTTFLDDLSRQAGEQA comes from the coding sequence ATGGCCGTGCAGCGCCCCAAGGGCACCCAGGACCACCTCCCGGACGGCAGTCCGAAACTCTCGCGGGACAGTCAGGCGTCGGCCTTCGCCCACGTACAGGACACCGCCCGGCGCGTGCTGGAGCGCTCGGGCGCCCAGTTCATCGCCACGCCCCTCTTCGAGGAAGCCGAACTCGTCAAGCGCGGCGTGGGCGGCTCGACCGACATCGTCCGCAAGGAGATGTTCACGGTGTATTACTTCGGGGACCACGGCGGCTACGTGCTGCGGCCGGAGGGCACGGCGGGCATCGTGCGGGCGTACCTGCAAAACGGCCTCAAGCAGCTTCCTTCGCCGCTCAAGCTCTGGACCCACGGCCCGATGTTCCGCGCCGAGAACGTGCAGAAGGGCCGGTTGCGTCAGTTTCACCAGGTGGATTACGAGGTGCTGGGGAGCACGGACGCCCTCGTGGACGCCGAGGCGATCTGGTTGATGTGGGAGGTCGTGCGCGAGCTGGGGCTGACCGGCGTGCGGGTCAAGCTGGGGTCCATCGGCGATCCGGCCGACCGCGAGGCGTACAACGCCTACCTGCGCGACCTGTTCGGGACACACGTCGACCGCCTCTCCGACGACTCACGGGACCGACTGGAGCGCAACCCGATGCGGATTCTGGATTCCAAGAGCGCGGGGGATCAGGCGCTGATTCAGGAGCTGGGCGTGCGGCCGATGCTGGACTTCCTGGGCGAGGAGGCGCGGGCGCACTTCGGGGTGGTGCAGGGGTACCTCACGGCCTGGGACATTCCCTTTGACCTCGACCCCTCCATCGTGCGCGGGCTGGACTACTACCGCCGCACCGCCTGGGAACTGCATCACGAGGGTGTGGGCGCCAAGTCCGCGCTGGGCGGGGGCGGGCGCTACGACGGCCTCGCGGCGCAGCTCGGCGGGCCGGAGGTGCCGGGCATCGGCTGGGCCTTCGGCATCGAGCGGCTGCTGCTTGCGCTGGAGGCGGAGGGGGTGGCTCTCCCGCAGATGCCGGGGCCGCTGCTGTACCTCGCGGCGATGGATGAGGAGAACGTGGGCCTCGCGGCGCGGCTCGCGCTGGAAGGCCGTTCCAGGGGCCGGGTGGAGTTCGCCTACCGCGCGATGAAGCCGGGCAACGCCTTCCGTGAGGCCGACCGCCGCCGCGCCCTCTCCGCCGCCGTCATCGGCAGCGACGAGGCGGCGCGGGGCGTGCTGAACATCAAGACGCTGGGCACGGGCGAGGCGCGAGAAGTGCCGTTGTCCGAGCTGACCACCTTTTTGGACGACCTTTCGCGGCAGGCAGGAGAGCAAGCATGA
- a CDS encoding aminotransferase class V-fold PLP-dependent enzyme, translated as MTVRPHLLLTPGPTPLHPAAREALGGESLGHMDPEVFALNGEIQADLRTLYGAPDGTFTALLAGTGSLGMEAGFANLAEPGDEVLIGVNGSFGARMAEMAARHGAHVRTVTAAPGEPLSPAAFADALAGGDVRLVAVVHGETSTGVLNPLPEIAEAVRGSGALLSVDAVTTAGMQPFDMAGLGADYVYTGSQKCLSAPPGVAPIAVSGRALARHAARRTPTALWYADFAGLRDYWEGHSYHHTVPVGLHFALHAALRAALDEGLPQRQVRAAEVGRGVLAALEPLGFSPFVPDPAQRLPTVLALRLPPGLDDAATRAALRARSVSVAGGMGPTAGQIWRLGLMGEGARPALYHRFLTELEAVLGVRGAASRFEQVLGTHA; from the coding sequence ATGACCGTCCGCCCCCACCTCCTGCTCACCCCCGGCCCCACGCCCCTGCACCCCGCCGCGCGGGAGGCGCTGGGGGGCGAGTCCCTGGGGCATATGGACCCGGAGGTCTTCGCGCTCAACGGGGAGATTCAGGCGGACCTGCGGACCCTCTACGGCGCTCCGGACGGCACCTTCACGGCCCTGCTCGCGGGCACGGGCAGCCTGGGGATGGAGGCGGGCTTCGCCAATCTGGCCGAGCCGGGCGACGAGGTGCTGATTGGCGTGAACGGCTCGTTCGGGGCACGGATGGCCGAGATGGCCGCCCGCCACGGCGCCCACGTCCGCACGGTGACGGCCGCGCCGGGCGAGCCGCTCAGCCCGGCGGCCTTCGCGGACGCCCTCGCGGGGGGAGACGTGCGCCTCGTCGCCGTCGTGCACGGCGAGACGAGCACCGGGGTCCTCAACCCGCTTCCCGAGATTGCCGAAGCCGTGCGCGGCAGCGGGGCGCTGCTGAGCGTGGACGCCGTGACCACCGCCGGGATGCAGCCCTTCGACATGGCCGGACTGGGCGCCGACTACGTCTACACCGGCTCGCAGAAGTGCCTCTCGGCCCCGCCCGGCGTGGCCCCGATTGCGGTGAGTGGGCGGGCGCTGGCGCGGCACGCGGCCCGCCGCACGCCCACGGCCCTGTGGTACGCCGATTTCGCAGGCCTGCGCGACTACTGGGAGGGCCACAGCTACCATCACACCGTGCCCGTCGGCCTCCATTTTGCCCTGCACGCGGCGCTGCGGGCCGCCCTGGACGAGGGCCTGCCGCAGCGCCAGGTCCGCGCCGCCGAGGTGGGGCGCGGGGTGCTCGCCGCGCTGGAGCCGCTGGGATTTTCCCCCTTCGTGCCGGACCCCGCCCAACGCCTGCCCACCGTCCTTGCGCTGCGGCTGCCGCCGGGCCTGGACGACGCCGCCACCCGCGCGGCCCTGCGTGCCCGCAGTGTCAGCGTGGCGGGCGGCATGGGCCCCACCGCCGGACAGATCTGGCGCCTCGGGCTGATGGGGGAGGGAGCGCGGCCTGCCCTCTACCACCGTTTCCTGACCGAGCTGGAAGCCGTGCTGGGCGTCCGGGGCGCGGCGAGCCGCTTTGAGCAAGTGCTGGGCACCCACGCCTAA